In Cryptomeria japonica chromosome 10, Sugi_1.0, whole genome shotgun sequence, a genomic segment contains:
- the LOC131855783 gene encoding beta-glucosidase 13-like isoform X2, whose protein sequence is MKDMGLEAYRFSISWSRILPRGTVKGGVNKVGVAYYNNLINELLKHDIKPFITLFHWDLPQALEDKYGGFLSKNIVKDFEAYAEVCFQEFGDRVKHWITLNEPLSFTGGGYDSGTAAPGHHSSFNGSSSTGNSATEPYIVAHNLILSHAAAVRVYKRKYQAVQKGLIGITINSDWILPYSKSLSDRKAAQRALDFMFGWYMDPITKGEYPSTMRKLVGKRLPKFSGREYAIVKGSFDFLGLNYYTSRYAADVPTPPSPMNTSYTLDSQANLTAERNGVLIGPAASSWLHVYPPGIGKLLNYIKKRYDNPLIFITENGIDEKNDDTFTITQALNDTWRIDYHSKHLAFVQRAIRVGSNIQGYFAWSLLDNFEWGNGYTVRFGLHYVDYNNFLNRYPKASVHWFRKLLEEKVTRAIGTM, encoded by the exons ATGAAGGACATGGGCCTGGAAGCATATAGGTTCTCTATTTCTTGGTCACGGATATTACCAC GAGGCACGGTCAAAGGTGGAGTTAACAAAGTTGGAGTGGCCTACTACAACAATCTCATTAATGAACTCTTAAAACATG ATATCAAGCCTTTCATAACACTGTTTCATTGGGACCTTCCGCAAGCTCTGGAGGATAAATATGGAGGCTTTCTCAGCAAAAATATTGT GAAAGATTTTGAAGCTTACGCTGAAGTGTGCTTTCAAGAGTTTGGTGATCGAGTGAAACACTGGATAACCTTAAACGAACCTTTATCCTTCACTGGCGGAGGATATGACAGTGGCACAGCTGCACCCGGCCACCATTCCTCTTTTAATGGAAGTTCAAGCACAGGAAATTCGGCAACTGAGCCATATATTGTAGCCCATAATCTTATTCTTTCTCATGCAGCTGCTGTGCGTGTATATAAGAGGAAGTATCAG GCGGTACAGAAGGGATTGATCGGAATTACAATAAATAGTGATTGGATACTTCCCTATTCAAAATCACTTTCTGATCGGAAAGCTGCCCAAAGGGCCTTAGATTTTATGTTTGGTTG GTATATGGATCCAATTACAAAAGGGGAATACCCTTCAACAATGAGAAAGCTTGTTGGTAAGCGTTTACCCAAATTTAGTGGCCGTGAATATGCTATAGTAAAAGGATCGTTTGATTTTCTGGGATTAAATTATTACACAAGCCGCTACGCTGCTGATGTTCCAACGCCACCAAGTCCCATGAATACAAGCTATACATTGGACTCTCAAGCTAATCTAACAG CTGAGAGAAATGGTGTGCTCATCGGACCA GCAGCATCGAGTTGGCTTCACGTGTATCCGCCTGGTATAGGAAAGCTATTGAATTATATTAAAAAGAGATATGACAATCCACTGATTTTCATCACAGAGAATG gtattgatgagaaaaatgatgataCATTCACAATAACACAAGCTCTTAATGATACTTGGCGAATTGACTACCACTCAAAACATTTAGCATTTGTTCAACGAGCAATAAG GGTTGGATCCAACATACAAGGTTACTTTGCATGGTCCTTGCTAGATAACTTTGAGTGGGGAAATGGCTATACAGTTCGATTTGGTCTTCATTACGTAGATTATAACAACTTTTTAAATCGATATCCAAAAGCATCAGTTCATTGGTTTCGAAAACTCTTGGAGGAAAAAGTAACAAGGGCTATAGGGACAATGTGA
- the LOC131855783 gene encoding beta-glucosidase 13-like isoform X1 codes for MKDMGLEAYRFSISWSRILPRGTVKGGVNKVGVAYYNNLINELLKHDIKPFITLFHWDLPQALEDKYGGFLSKNIVKDFEAYAEVCFQEFGDRVKHWITLNEPLSFTGGGYDSGTAAPGHHSSFNGSSSTGNSATEPYIVAHNLILSHAAAVRVYKRKYQAVQKGLIGITINSDWILPYSKSLSDRKAAQRALDFMFGWYMDPITKGEYPSTMRKLVGKRLPKFSGREYAIVKGSFDFLGLNYYTSRYAADVPTPPSPMNTSYTLDSQANLTAERNGVLIGPVAASSWLHVYPPGIGKLLNYIKKRYDNPLIFITENGIDEKNDDTFTITQALNDTWRIDYHSKHLAFVQRAIRVGSNIQGYFAWSLLDNFEWGNGYTVRFGLHYVDYNNFLNRYPKASVHWFRKLLEEKVTRAIGTM; via the exons ATGAAGGACATGGGCCTGGAAGCATATAGGTTCTCTATTTCTTGGTCACGGATATTACCAC GAGGCACGGTCAAAGGTGGAGTTAACAAAGTTGGAGTGGCCTACTACAACAATCTCATTAATGAACTCTTAAAACATG ATATCAAGCCTTTCATAACACTGTTTCATTGGGACCTTCCGCAAGCTCTGGAGGATAAATATGGAGGCTTTCTCAGCAAAAATATTGT GAAAGATTTTGAAGCTTACGCTGAAGTGTGCTTTCAAGAGTTTGGTGATCGAGTGAAACACTGGATAACCTTAAACGAACCTTTATCCTTCACTGGCGGAGGATATGACAGTGGCACAGCTGCACCCGGCCACCATTCCTCTTTTAATGGAAGTTCAAGCACAGGAAATTCGGCAACTGAGCCATATATTGTAGCCCATAATCTTATTCTTTCTCATGCAGCTGCTGTGCGTGTATATAAGAGGAAGTATCAG GCGGTACAGAAGGGATTGATCGGAATTACAATAAATAGTGATTGGATACTTCCCTATTCAAAATCACTTTCTGATCGGAAAGCTGCCCAAAGGGCCTTAGATTTTATGTTTGGTTG GTATATGGATCCAATTACAAAAGGGGAATACCCTTCAACAATGAGAAAGCTTGTTGGTAAGCGTTTACCCAAATTTAGTGGCCGTGAATATGCTATAGTAAAAGGATCGTTTGATTTTCTGGGATTAAATTATTACACAAGCCGCTACGCTGCTGATGTTCCAACGCCACCAAGTCCCATGAATACAAGCTATACATTGGACTCTCAAGCTAATCTAACAG CTGAGAGAAATGGTGTGCTCATCGGACCAGTG GCAGCATCGAGTTGGCTTCACGTGTATCCGCCTGGTATAGGAAAGCTATTGAATTATATTAAAAAGAGATATGACAATCCACTGATTTTCATCACAGAGAATG gtattgatgagaaaaatgatgataCATTCACAATAACACAAGCTCTTAATGATACTTGGCGAATTGACTACCACTCAAAACATTTAGCATTTGTTCAACGAGCAATAAG GGTTGGATCCAACATACAAGGTTACTTTGCATGGTCCTTGCTAGATAACTTTGAGTGGGGAAATGGCTATACAGTTCGATTTGGTCTTCATTACGTAGATTATAACAACTTTTTAAATCGATATCCAAAAGCATCAGTTCATTGGTTTCGAAAACTCTTGGAGGAAAAAGTAACAAGGGCTATAGGGACAATGTGA